The DNA sequence AGTAATCAGTATAACATGGTATTtttatgcaaacagttttatcaataataattcaaatttcttctaacatttatatttttattgtcctttctgtttttattcttatatGTTAAGTGAGTGTTGGACTTTGAGTGAAATTCCTTGGTTGTATGCGCAAACCTGGCCAATGAAGCGGATTCTGATTGTAATTGACAAAATGAAGCGACACTTTTCTCCTATAGCTGCTGCAATGTCCTCATCCCTCTCTTGCTTggattcttttactttttcacagaggaggagagacttTTTCGGGCTAATGACAGACCTTTTAACCTCTCCTACCGCTATGCTGTAAGTATTGAAAGTTTTGTGCtgtctttacaaaaaaatagaCTTTTTGCATCATAGCGCTGGAGCTGTCATCTGCTTTCGTCACATTCCCGTGTCACTTTTTCTCTACTTCAGAACAACGCCATCAAGACCTCCAAATACAACATTTTCACCTTCCTGCCACTTAACCTCTTTGAGCAGTTCCGGAGGCTCGCCAATGCCTACTTCATCTTCCTCATGGTCCTTCAGGTAGACTTCTTCTTCTATTAGCCTTCCTCCTCTAGTGCTGGGATGCATGTACACGTGGACAGTATATGGACTGTGTCGAACTctttgcacatttacattaaggGCATTGTTTTTCCACAAATATAGCAGGGACTTGTGTAtttatgctttgtgtgtgtgtgtgtgtttgaacagggaatcccacaaatctcctctctctcctggtTCACCACGGCCATCCCTCTGATTTTTGTGCTGTCTATAACAGCACTCAAAGACGCCAGCGACGACATAGTAAGCTGAACTTATAGCATTCTATGACGACTAACTTGAAACATAGCGCTTTAGTTAAATAACTAAAGGAAGATTtcagaaaagccaaaaataagGAACGCAATTCAAACATGGAATTTATTCATCATGTCTTCTCTTTATCTTGTGTCATTGGAGTAGAACAGGCACAAAAGCGACAAGCAAGTGAATAACCGCAAGGTGAAAGTCCTCATCGATGGAGAGTGAGttgtttaaaatgcaaacttCACATTATGCACTTCTCCATTATCCATGTGTACAGCTGTAAAGCATTGTTGAGCTTTAAAAGGGTGTGCGTTTTACTGTGTAGTAGTGTGTGATTTCATGATATgctttatgtttacatttttctgccAGACTGAGAAGTGAAAAATGGCTGAATGTTCAGGTTGGGGACATAATCAGACTGGAGAATAATCAGTTTGTCACAGTAAGTATGGAgaataaagacaaattaataTTTGCCTGCACATGTTGACTGTGTACAATATGGCATTTCTATACTTTCAGTTGTCCTTACTGTAgttaatgcttttatttttaggcAGACCTTATGTTGCTTTCCAGCAGTGAGCCTCTTAACCTGGTCTACGTAGAAACGGCTGAATTAGATGGGTAAGTGTGAAGaactctgtgagtgtgtgtgtgtgtgtgtgtcactgtctcATGCCCTCTTGGTCTCCCCCAGTGAAACCAATCTAAAGGTGAAACAGGCCCTGACTGTAACTGGAGAAAGGGGAGACAGCATCGATGCACTGGCTGGCTTCAATGGTGAGAAGCTGTAAGAAATAACAAAAGAGACATCCCGATTTGTAGTACTGCAGTATGGCTTTTTTGTTTCTAAGGGGGGAAAATATCTATAGTGGGTTTTCGGTCCAAATATTGGGATTTCTCTGGTGCTTAGCCTTATTATTTTCATAGAAACtaaaaagtttgaaaattgGAAATTGTTCCTTTTGGCAATATAGTTCTTACTTTTTATAGAGGTGAGAatcaatttgtattttttctttaaaatcccTGAGGGTGAAGATAAATAACAACTTTCCATACTAAAGTGCTTACAACATAAtcataaaatgttacataactttttttaaacaaaaatagttAAAGAAATTAAGGACATTTGTGCACACCATAGCCTATGAAGCAATCCTTTCAGAAAGGCCTAAGCCTTAGGCTAACACTGTGACAGTCATCATCTCTTTGAGTGCAAACATTTCATTGAGAGGCAAACATTCTGTTTGTCTTAATCACTACGTAGATTTTCCCATTTGAATACATGTTGTAGTTTATAACTCTGACACTAACCATaacctccatctctctctctcaggcgAAGTGCGATGTGAGCCTCCCAACAACCGTCTCGACAAGTTCAAAGGTACCCTGACCCTGGACGGACAAACCTACTCTTTGGACAACGATAAGGTGCTGCTCCGAGGATGTACTCTGAGGAACACTGAGTGGTGCTTTGGTCTGGTTATCTTCGGAGGTAAACagttgctaatgttagcttaaaaTGGGAAGTGTTCAAAAACGCAAAAGGGCCGAAAGCTGTGTTCGGCGTGCACCGCTCAAGTCCGCAGGGACCCAGCAGAGGGCGCTAACGCTACACACATCCATAGTCTAGTTCCAGTgggaaaaataatttatttaattgaaaaccGACAAGTccgacaaaaacaaaatgataaatgGCATCAGTAAAAATGCTACATATAGTTAATTCAATTTGCAAAGATAACGGCAAGTAATGGTAAGTAGATTCATTGACTCTACTTATTAGCTCCAAGCTGGTATCTTTGGCCATATAACCATAACGTAGCctactaacgttagctagctagctaaattgcTAACACTTTGGTAAATGGCCAACCTGGCTGCATTCAGTTGGCACGTTATATGCTAATGTTGGTGGACCTTGAACTTTCTTCTGATAAGAAATTACTTGTCAGTTAAATTAATAAGTAAGTACCAAACGCAGGCCAGCCCGGTCaacagagtgaaggcaaaaaaaTGAACCTATTCAAGGCCAATGAAGCAGGAAGAGAGAGGTTTTTGAgtgtagctaatgctaatgcacacacactttgatttcCTCTcttcaaaaaaagtgtaaagttTAGAGAAAAAGATACTGCCTCAGGCTTGCGTTTACAAGTCTATGTGCACCTATTAGGAAGTGACTGGAGTAAGTTTAGGATGAGGAAAAATGTGTAGGCTACTCAGAAAAGTAAAATCCCAATAATACAAACTACAAGAACGCACTAAACAGGATTTTCCCTTCAAAACGGTCTCTGCAAATGCTGAAAACGTGCCACTCTCTACATGGTTGTCAGATTATCTTAACACGAGTTTGAATCTGACCAGGTCCTGACACCAAGCTGATGCAGAACAGTGGGAAGACAACATTCAAACGGACGAGCATTGATCACCTGATGAATGTCCTGGTGTTGTATGTGAGTTTGTAATTTGGTATTGTAAATTCATAGCTAAGTATGTCAAACACAAATGTATGAATCCTCAAACATTTGGAATCaatatgtaaagttattcacgtGTCTCTAAGCTTGGAAATTACACTTTTAACATTGGCAACAGTTTTTCATAAAGTTAAAATATCTATTAGTAACACTACTGGGAGAGTACTCATCAGTGTGGTTCCTCTTCCTAATTGTTCCTTATACGGTACAAGTCAATAAATGTCACTGATTACATGATGCCCCTTGAGCTTGCACATGCAATACCTTCATAAAAGCTTTGATTTTTGAAATGCAGATTGCTtttcaaataatatttataattttaatatCAAGATGTGTGATATCTTGAATCTGTCAGATCTTTGGTTTACTGGCATCTATGTGCACCGTTCTGGCCATTGGCAATGGAATCTGGGAGGTGAGGGAGGGCTCAGTGTTCACAGCCTTCCTCCCTCGAGAACAAGGGGCTGACGCCGCCCTCTcatccttcctctccttctggTCCTACGTCATCATCCTCAACACGCTGGTGCCCATTTCTCTCTACGTCAGGTACGTTCCAGCAGAGAAAGATAAGAAAATCAAAAAGCAACCAAAGTTAACATAACTTTACAGTCAGAGTTCTTTCTTCATGCGTTCCTGCATGGCTCACGCTTATTCCCTATGTGTGCATATGTCAGCGTGGAGATCATCCGTCTGGGGAACAGCTTCTTCATAGGCTGGGACAGGAAGATGTATTACCCCAAGAATGACACTCCTGCCCAGGCAAGGACCACCACGCTCAACGAGGAGCTGGGCCAAATCAAATACATATTCAGCGACAAGACCGGCACCCTGACACAGAACGTCATGACGTTCAACAAGTGCTCCATCAATGGGAAAGCTTACGGTGATCTGTTATGCTTCTAAACGAACTTACAGAGTTAATAGGACACACCAGCATGGgctgaatgatttattttggaGTGTATTTCTCTGTTTCAGGGGAGCTGTTTGACTTTTCTGGtcaaagagtggaaataacagaGGTGAGACGAGAATACtgatacacatttgtattttagtttaataTGGTGTATGTATTAGTCcaactcatttgtttttttcttgtccgtttttttttttgttctctacAGAAGACAGCGAGAGTGGACTTCTCCTGGAACCAGTTGGCTGATCCAAAGTTCATCTTTCACGACCACAGTCTGTTGGAGACGGTTAGGGAGGGAAACCTGGAGGCTCAGGCCTTCTTCCGCTTGCTGGCTCTCTGCCACACTGTCATGcctgaggaaaagaaagagggtGAGCGCCCTCTAATGAAAAGCTTTGTTACTACATAGCAGGTGGCTGCAAAGGTTTAGAACCAAAGATGGCAGGTGTTCTGTCTGTGGTAGGTTACAGTGCATCGTTGTGTGAAATCCTCAGTCATGAATTATACAGTTTTCTCTTGTCTTTTACTCTTCATTTAGCAACTCCAGTAGGATGTTAAATTCTTAAGTAATTGTGTTTTCAGAAAGTAATAAAGCCACCACACATATGTCAGATTTGAAAGACTTTGGTGCCCTCCAGTGGCAGACAGCAATGCCCcctgtttttgacatttgttctttcttcctttcctctctggTCATCTGTGTCTACTGGCAGGGGAGCTCTACTATCAGGCTCAGTCTCCCGATGAGGGCGCTCTGGTGACCGCAGCGAGAAACTTTGGGTTTGTGTTCCGCTCACGTACACCAGAGACCATCACAGCCATGGAGATGGGCAGAACAGTCACCTATGAACTTCTGGCTGTTCTCGACTTCAATAATGTGCGCAAGAGAATGTCAGTCATAGGTAATAGAAAGTAGTTGTACAATGATcgtttttttcaaggttttgcaTGTCGCCAAAATATGATGCAGAAAGTCATATTTGAGAATTAAGATGTTTAATCCATCACACTTTACAATGTGTTGTGTCAACTGCTGAACAGTGATCTCGCAAATTCACAAAATGATTAACTTTGCATTATCCTTTCAAACATGTTCATTTCAGTTTACTCAATCAGTCATGAAAATGATCCTAGCAACAGGTTTATGTCTCAAACCTCATGACTCTGTGCTTGCTAAGCGACTTCCACCATTATTTCCAGTACGTAACCCCGAAGGCAAGTTGACGCTGTATTGCAAAGGAGCAGACACCATCATCTTTGAGAGACTGCACCCATCCTGTAACAAACTGAAGGAAGTTACCATCGGACACCTCAACGTAAGTGATGCGGTTGGAtttttgtgatgtgtgtgtcgacataaaacaaatgcacttttgGAAATTGGCAAGATTATTGTATTGAACTGCTCTTAACCGTCTAAAAAATAGGAGTATGCAGGCGACGGCCTCCGTACACTGGCCCTGGCCTACAAGGACTTGGATGACAGCTACATGGATGAGTGGAGACAGCGCCACCACCAGGCCAGCACCGCCATGGAGGGCCGAGAAGAGAGACTTGATGAACTGTAtgaagagatagagaaagactTGCTGGTTAGTGCGCATGTTGACATTGCTAGATAGTTCGATTGACTCAACAATTGGCTGGTTCAGTTATTGGTTGGTACACATGATACAGGCATTACATGATAGCGGAcgcacacacccccccccccccccccccccccccccccccccccctccttacATGCAGTTGTTAGTAtgcaaggaggacacagaggaataaaaaaaaacatgatggactcttccgAAGAGTTCATTGTCTTCGCTCAAGCTTCTGCGTGGCAAAGTCGCCAGACAAGACCactttctgaacatagccatacttaGAAATACTGAGAGAGTTAGGTGGAGCTGATTGActaaattagctttgtagcaacttcTTTGGCAGTGGGTTGAATTTAACGgacatttattaatataaaaaagttacgcacttaagctttaaacatacagtattgaATAATCCCATTACTATCCTTTACTCTGTGGTTTTTAGCTGTTGGGAGCGACAGCTGTGGAGGACAAGCTGCAGGACGGTGTGCCACAGACCATTGAGCAACTGGCTAAAGCTGACATCAAAATCTGGGTGTTAACTGGGGATAAACAGGGTGAGTGTCACATATTGTATGTTCCAACAAATTACACAATTCATGATGGTTGAAGTAATGCAGCcaaataatgtgaaataaatgacCAGATTTTCTGACTGCTAATCTTAATGCGTCGGGAACCCTGGGTAACAAATCTCCATCTAAACGTCCTATCTTAGCTTTAAATGAACCCAGCGAGGCAAAGAGTGAATGTTGGGCATATTTGACAGATTGATTTGAATCACAGTAgtattaaataatgttttgaaaCAGAGACCGCAGAGAACATTGGCTATTCCTGCAACATGCTGagggaggagatgaaggagatTTTTGTTGTGGCAGCCAATACGGCTGAAGAGGTCAAAGAGGAGCTACAGTAAGTCAGTCAGAAACAAATAACTACAACAATGTATTCATCCCAATCTGATATGAAATATTCCTAAAATAATCCTTCACCAGTCCCACAGCAGGGACTTTTGCATGCATTTGAtgcttaattttttttgtatggtGACTGTTTTGCAAAGccatttgcatttgtttctaTGCCAAACACATTATAATGGACAGAAAATACAGTTTGAAAGAAATTGTCAAAGAATTTCCAAAACACAATTTCTTCACACACTATTTACAAAACCTGACTTCTCTcgcaaaatgtaaaatgttttgcctGTTTTCAAAATCAAACACTGCTCTCAAATCATAAACAAAGTGATCATAATTATATACACTAGCAAGCAGTCAGTAAACAATACACCAATAAATAggaaacacaatgttaaaaacattgttctCAGGgagaagtacatttttaatctcaaaacaaatttcacatttcacaatCATTGTGTCTTGATGAGCGAAGACGggctcaaaatgtttttgttcctcctcctccttgtacCCCCTTTTCACAGTACAGTACCCTGCAtctcacaaacttgtcctttgtCTCTGTGATACTGTCTTCTTGTTCTTGAACCTGCAACCAGTCAAAATCTATTGAGCAGTCAGTACTGTTAAAGGTCttatggcatgaaaatttcactttgagtttttttacattaatatgagttcccctaGCCTGCCTATAGTCCTCCAGTGGTTAGAAATgccaataggtgtaaaccgagccgaACCAAACTCATTGTTTCTTCCCGTGCCTTACTGTTTTTAGGAATGCAAGAAGGAAAATGTGTCCAGAAGCTGCAGAGGAGCCATCTGTAATCAAGGCTCGCGCTGGCCTGTTTTGGCTTCAGAAGACCGAGACAGTACACGATGAGAAGGTGGATGGAGATTATGGCCTAATAATAAATGGACACAGTCTGGTAAGAAGGCCTTTTTTTAGGCACATTTCTGTCCGTTTTGTATTCAGTATGTACCCATATATTCAGTGGTGTGGTCTACGTGAAACTacactaagaaagctccaggatttccacaaatccattttaaaatgcCCAACGATACGCAACGACATACTTTCCATTATCCTTCCATatctttgatacattttttaattttcgtCTGTGTTtctctaaataaattaaataaattggtGCGGCAAAGTGTATCTGAAAACAGGAAATGCAGTTGTTGATGCTCAAAACTCCCCTGGGGAGAACACCCAGACCCTCCACCCTAGAGTACAGTATACtcactacaatacattagactacaccactgcatatagtgttgatttaaaaaaaagttcaggtCCTCTGACTTAAGGAAGCAGCTGTATTGCattttgcctgtaaaaccatgtctgtgttgttcatatttatgtagaattatagtttgctcttcttatgTAACATATGcggctctggtagatgtttaGGATTGGTCACACTGTGCAAACATagtctcttttatgtgaacGCGTGCACCTctggattgggaaaccctgggttggTTGTACTAGTCGATAACCCGCGTCGTGACACAGCTTATGCAGGACCGCggttgttagggttagggaagCCAGCTAAGTGAAAGAAATCCAGaacatgttgatcttgatttgtAGTACGGGCCTCTGGTTGTCGACTTTGGCTgttgataacaacacaaacacaaacggaaatttcaaaaggagaaattaCTGGCATTAGcgttgttgtcagaaaagatagtatttcaactcaGCATGTTTGCTTAAAATGTGACGACGCATTTGGGTCacttttggatttattacagtaaatattttacaCCTTTAATTATTTCTTCACTAGAATCTTCTACATTcctgtggccaggttggctcagtggtagagcaggtgcacatgtacttagaggtttatgcctcgacgcagaggtccaggatTCGAATTCCACCtttgacaatttcctgcatgtcttccccctgtctcttccctttctcaccAACAActttcctgtcaaaaattaaatgCGGAGAAGCcccaaaaatattctttaaaaatatagtGCGGAGAGGACCTGATTGCGTTCCTCtaacccctccctccctttgcTCCTCAGGCCTTTGCACTGGAGAAGGAGCTGCATCTGGAGCTGCTTAGGACTGCATGTATGTGTCAGACAGTGATTTGCTGCAGAGTCACCCCGCTGCAGAAGGCCCAGGTGGTTCAGCTGGTCAAGAAGTACAAGCAGGCCGTCACTCTGGCCATTGGGGACGGGGCCAACGATGTCAGCATGATCAAGGGTGAGTTCATTCAACTCAGACACGCATTTAAAGACTGTACAGAGCTTTAGCAGTTACACCACGCAGCTAGAAAATACTCACTGTTATTAattgtgttttctcttcagCTGCTCACATCGGTGTAGGTATCAGCGGTCAGGAGGGCATGCAGGCCGTTCTCTCCAGCGACTACTCCTTCGCCCAGTTCCGTTACCTTCAGCGCCTCCTGCTGGTGCACGGCCGCTGGTCCTACCTACGCATGTGCAAGTTCCTCCAATATTTCTTTTACAAGAACTTCACCTTCACCTTTGTGCATTTCTGGTACGGCTTCTTCTGCGGCTTCTCTGCACAGGTGAGGAATTATGTAACAAATCATTTGATGGGTTACATGCAGAGTAAAACATcagaaataacaaacaaaagaaaagttgaCTACAATGCACATTAAATTTGCAATATGTGCATAAGTCTCGCtctgccagaccttcccccacagcgCCGCAGAAGAAggtctggccagtccacacagcattcagggatggaagaaaaaggtggtctggtttattggcatttctttaaaccaatcacaatcgtaatgggcggcgctaagcaccaGGCAGAGCCACAGTGCTGCTGCACAATAGCCCctggaaggaatttgttttggtggaacatgtgtacgttcaaaagttgtcaAAAGCACCTCTTCCTAGGACTTGCTAGAGCCTCTTTTATGCTATTTTCGGACTCATCCAAACGATTTATACGACAATTGTCTCAAAAGTGCCTCACATGTAGAAATAACAGCATTTATAGACAGTGGACTATGCCATCTGGGGACAGCATCCTTATTGCATCATTATATGCCACCGTGAGTCTGCACCAACTACTTCTCCTGTATCTCCAGCAGAGAGGAGCAGTCTGCATCGGAGTATGGACCGCtctaaataagaaaaatgtattaaaagtgtTCTGCTGTAACTGTTAACACTTACTAAACTTACTTTAATAATACATTGGCCTGAGCATACAGCTTACAGCACTGTCTGTACATGTCTCTGTCAGCGTTGAAATGATCAGTTATAATGCagtatttacatgtttaatatATGTGTTGCTGTTCTCGTTCATAGACTGTGTATGACGAGTGGTTCATCACCTTGTACAACATGGTTTACACAGCTCTTCCTGTCCTCGGCATGAGCATCTTTGACCAGGTACGGGAAATTATTAGAACAGTAGTTATAAATACTTCAGAAACTTTTGTTTAATATCATATAATTTACCAGTACTTCCCATCCACCCATTTTCTCTAATCATGTGTTTCCGTAGGATGTGAATGACCGCTGGAGTTTCCAGTATCCTCAGCTCTACACTCCGGGCCAGCTGAACCTGTACTTCAGCAAGAAAGCCTTTGTGGTCTGTATGATGCACAGCTGCTACAGCtccctcatcctcttcttcatcccGTGGGCCGCCATGCACGACACGGTCCGAGATGACGGCAAAGACCTGGCCGACTATCAGTCCTTTGCTTTATTGGCACAGACCTGTCTGCTGATTGTGATGAACATACAGGTGAGGAAACACAGCACGCTAACGTTACAGGATTCTTTTATCAATGTGATGGAAGTACGTTGATTTTCTAAGGTATTAAAATtcattgtaatttgtttttgttttaatcaataactgtatttatcaaatgtgtgtgtgtgtgtgtgtgt is a window from the Etheostoma cragini isolate CJK2018 chromosome 16, CSU_Ecrag_1.0, whole genome shotgun sequence genome containing:
- the LOC117959292 gene encoding phospholipid-transporting ATPase ID-like; this translates as MASVASYFGQLCGNAQKKEEERLFRANDRPFNLSYRYANNAIKTSKYNIFTFLPLNLFEQFRRLANAYFIFLMVLQGIPQISSLSWFTTAIPLIFVLSITALKDASDDINRHKSDKQVNNRKVKVLIDGELRSEKWLNVQVGDIIRLENNQFVTADLMLLSSSEPLNLVYVETAELDGETNLKVKQALTVTGERGDSIDALAGFNGEVRCEPPNNRLDKFKGTLTLDGQTYSLDNDKVLLRGCTLRNTEWCFGLVIFGGPDTKLMQNSGKTTFKRTSIDHLMNVLVLYIFGLLASMCTVLAIGNGIWEVREGSVFTAFLPREQGADAALSSFLSFWSYVIILNTLVPISLYVSVEIIRLGNSFFIGWDRKMYYPKNDTPAQARTTTLNEELGQIKYIFSDKTGTLTQNVMTFNKCSINGKAYGELFDFSGQRVEITEKTARVDFSWNQLADPKFIFHDHSLLETVREGNLEAQAFFRLLALCHTVMPEEKKEGELYYQAQSPDEGALVTAARNFGFVFRSRTPETITAMEMGRTVTYELLAVLDFNNVRKRMSVIVRNPEGKLTLYCKGADTIIFERLHPSCNKLKEVTIGHLNEYAGDGLRTLALAYKDLDDSYMDEWRQRHHQASTAMEGREERLDELYEEIEKDLLLLGATAVEDKLQDGVPQTIEQLAKADIKIWVLTGDKQETAENIGYSCNMLREEMKEIFVVAANTAEEVKEELQNARRKMCPEAAEEPSVIKARAGLFWLQKTETVHDEKVDGDYGLIINGHSLAFALEKELHLELLRTACMCQTVICCRVTPLQKAQVVQLVKKYKQAVTLAIGDGANDVSMIKAAHIGVGISGQEGMQAVLSSDYSFAQFRYLQRLLLVHGRWSYLRMCKFLQYFFYKNFTFTFVHFWYGFFCGFSAQTVYDEWFITLYNMVYTALPVLGMSIFDQDVNDRWSFQYPQLYTPGQLNLYFSKKAFVVCMMHSCYSSLILFFIPWAAMHDTVRDDGKDLADYQSFALLAQTCLLIVMNIQLCLDTYYWTAVNQFFVWGSLAAYFAITLTMYSNGMFLIFTSSFPFIGTARNSLNQPNVWLTIFLTSLLCILPVVASRFAFIQLRPTINDKVRQKVRKEALPAPAPRRPPARRISTRRSGYAFSHAQGYGDLVTSRRFLLKLPLRSRPALFTQTDSPLAQNQPQLYRTIAEVAEESQSP